The stretch of DNA GCCGGGCGTCTTCAGCACCTTTCTTGTGCTTGATCTTGCTCCATTTATTGTGTCCCGACATGGGGATCTCCTCACTACTCAGAGGGGCGCGGCATTTGTCTGCCTGTGGCCCCGAATCAGCGGCCTGTGCCGAAGGGGGAGGTTTAGAGCCGCCGATGCCCCGATGTCAACGGGAGGGGCGTTTCAGGGCAATTCCTCGCCCTTGAACTCGCAGCAGACCAGATAGATCTCGGAGCTTTCCTTGCGGCTGGCGTCGGGCTTGTGCTGCTTGACGCGCTTGAAGCGCTTCTTGGCGTCTGCGATGAGTTCGTGAGGAGTGGCGCGAGAAAATACTTTTGCAATGAAGTGCCCGCCGGGCGCGAGCATCTGGAGCGCCGTTTCGTAGATGGCTTCCACCAGGGCGAGCTGGCGGGCCGAGTCGGCATCGCGCACACCCGAGAGTTTCGGTGAGGCGTCGCTCATCACGACCTGCACCTTCTTGTCCTCGCCGCCAAAGCCCTCGCGCACGCTTGCGATGATCTCGGGGTCGGTGATGTCGCCCTGGATCTGCTTGACGCAGGGCTCGGGGATGGGATCGACCGGATCGAGGTCCACCCCGATGACGACGCCTTCGAGCCCCACCTTGCGGGCGGCCATCTGGGTCCAGCCGCCGGGGAAATTGCCGATGTCGAGGACCTTGTCGCCGCGCCGGAACAGGTGGAACTTCTTCTCGAGCTGTTCGAGCTTGTAGGCCGCGCGAGAGCGTTCTCCCTCACGTTTGGCTTTGTGGTAGTAGGCGTCTTTTCTCTGGTAGGCCATCTGCGCTTTCCGGCCCCTGCCGGGAGCCACATCCTATCAGGCGGGGACGAAAAACAAAGGGCGCGGTCCTTCCCGGATACTGGAAGGCCCGCGCCCTCGGGCGTTTCACTCGGGACTGGATCAGTCCATTTCTTCCTTGATGGTCGCCAGGGTCAGATCGATGCCCGCACCGATCACCTTGCCGGCCACTTCCCGGTAGCGCTCGGCATCGGCCACCACCGCGTACACGCTCGAGGAGCTGCTCGTGTAGCTGTAGTAGGGGATGTAGATTTCCGTGTTGTCGGAATCGACCTTCTGCAAACTACCGAAGTTCTCGCTGGTTTCGATGTTCCGGGTCAGGTTGATCTGACCGGCCGCCGACTGGGCGCCCAGGAAACTGTCCATCTTCGTCATGTTCGCGAACTTGGTCGTGGTGTTGTGACGCAGTGTCATGACGGGCTTGCACTGGGCGGCCGCCGTGTCGGAGAAGGTACCGCCGGACTTGTAGCACTTGGCGAAGTCGATCACGAAGGTCGGAGTCACGACGATCGCCTTATCGAGATCCTTGGCCAGGTTTTGCTCGAGAATGTCGGAACGGCTGCTCAGGTTGAACGCGCCGAAGACCGAGAGCGCGCCTTCCTCACCGGGATAGGTATAGGCGGGCATGCCCTTGGGCGTGACCATTACGAACTCGCCGCCGTAGAAGTCGATGGGCTTTGCCTCGCCCTTGCTGGTGTCCTTCTCCAGCAGCTTCTTCCAGTTCTCATTGTCGGCGTATTCGGAGGGATCGATAACCTTGAAACCGAGTCCCTCCAGGCCGCTCTTGAGCTTGGCCCAGTTCTCGTCGGCGATCTGCTGGAACACCTTGTCGTCGACATTGGCCAGGTTCATCGTCACCTTCACGCTGGCGCTGTAGCCGGCCCTGTTCGTGGAGCCCTGCGCGCTGGCGGCCGCGCCCTGACGGGTGTTGAACAGGAAGCGGACCGTCGGAATCACCAGGCGGATCTCATTGTCCATCGAATCGGCGTGGGTTTCATCGAAATAGTCGCCGGCAACTTCAGCCGGATTGGCACTGGCCGCGCTGAAATTGAACTCGTCGACCACGACCTCGCCGGGGTCGCCGATCCGGCCGCCGGTCATACGGTAGAGCATGGGGCCGCAGCCCTGGATCGTCAGAAATACGAGCGCGAGCGCGCCTACCTTCAACGTTGATGAACTTTTCATGCAATTCTCCTCCCGAAATCTATCGGTCCGGGCCCTGTGCTTGCTGTTTATTGGGCTCGAACCGGGCATTGC from Chrysiogenia bacterium encodes:
- a CDS encoding RlmE family RNA methyltransferase, which codes for MAYQRKDAYYHKAKREGERSRAAYKLEQLEKKFHLFRRGDKVLDIGNFPGGWTQMAARKVGLEGVVIGVDLDPVDPIPEPCVKQIQGDITDPEIIASVREGFGGEDKKVQVVMSDASPKLSGVRDADSARQLALVEAIYETALQMLAPGGHFIAKVFSRATPHELIADAKKRFKRVKQHKPDASRKESSEIYLVCCEFKGEELP